From Butyricimonas paravirosa, one genomic window encodes:
- a CDS encoding TlpA disulfide reductase family protein, with protein sequence MTNYLKCLILLLFVGNLAIAGEKKVRCVIRGELIGMEAKEVLLVDATVDSRYHGTYVPVEDGRFKYVLELPHVEGYKLIFVTKNPRVWYTVPFIVENGKLHITVNVDKSYEIRGGIFNDRYRKYQELQQQEIGWKRFSFMHKFCAGQWDELYYFLVVDELQRRQVYQAELDDELENAYHVLAEKFASSKYTCLGKMLIDGFHSVKPGGHYVEFEAPDLEGRVVNVSEVIKGKIAIIDLWASWCMPCRAKAKMMIPIYEKYKDKGFEIVGVAREFKNTERMKQAIAQDKYPWLQLVELDDGQKLWTRYMLGNAGGGVFLVDRDGTILAVNPKPEEVRKILEQKLGE encoded by the coding sequence ATGACGAATTATTTGAAATGCCTGATATTGCTTTTGTTCGTGGGAAATCTGGCTATCGCGGGGGAGAAAAAGGTTCGTTGCGTGATTCGTGGCGAGTTGATCGGTATGGAGGCAAAGGAGGTGCTTTTAGTAGATGCCACGGTGGATTCCCGTTACCACGGGACGTACGTTCCGGTAGAGGATGGACGTTTTAAATACGTGCTGGAATTACCGCACGTGGAGGGTTACAAATTGATCTTTGTAACTAAGAATCCGAGAGTGTGGTACACCGTCCCGTTTATCGTCGAGAACGGGAAATTGCATATCACGGTGAATGTCGATAAGAGCTACGAGATACGGGGAGGGATTTTTAATGATAGATACCGGAAATACCAAGAATTGCAACAACAGGAGATCGGCTGGAAACGTTTCTCTTTCATGCATAAATTCTGTGCGGGGCAATGGGATGAGTTGTACTATTTCCTCGTGGTGGACGAATTGCAACGGCGTCAGGTGTATCAGGCGGAGCTGGATGATGAATTGGAAAATGCTTATCACGTGTTGGCAGAAAAATTCGCGTCCAGTAAATATACCTGTTTGGGAAAGATGTTGATCGATGGTTTTCATTCCGTGAAACCGGGCGGGCATTACGTGGAATTTGAGGCTCCGGATTTGGAGGGGCGTGTGGTAAATGTTTCGGAGGTGATCAAAGGGAAAATTGCGATCATTGATTTATGGGCCTCATGGTGTATGCCTTGCCGGGCAAAGGCGAAAATGATGATCCCGATTTACGAGAAGTATAAGGATAAAGGTTTCGAGATTGTCGGTGTTGCTAGGGAATTCAAGAATACAGAGCGGATGAAGCAGGCTATTGCTCAGGATAAATACCCTTGGTTGCAACTGGTCGAGCTGGATGATGGGCAGAAATTGTGGACCCGTTATATGTTGGGAAATGCCGGGGGCGGTGTCTTTCTGGTCGATCGGGACGGGACGATTCTTGCTGTGAATCCGAAGCCGGAAGAGGTGCGGAAGATTTTAGAGCAAAAATTGGGGGAGTAG
- a CDS encoding RNA polymerase sigma-70 factor, translated as MGDKELDIIIDFSQGDEKAFRVLYDKFAVALRYFAAKYLNEDTMIDDVVQDAFVDLWEKRADFRGEYAVKAYLYKAVRNDCLNLMRHQQVEDKYARRVVTEGEDSESFLDRILESEIFQTLSEVFNELPPACKEVYQMSLDGKSHEEIAQTLNISVNTVKKHKNNANHYMRERLKNVLSLLTWIS; from the coding sequence TTGGGTGATAAAGAGCTAGATATTATCATTGATTTTTCTCAAGGGGACGAGAAGGCTTTCCGTGTCTTGTATGACAAGTTTGCGGTCGCATTACGTTATTTTGCTGCGAAGTACTTGAACGAGGACACGATGATTGATGATGTCGTGCAGGATGCTTTTGTCGATTTATGGGAGAAGAGAGCTGATTTCCGGGGGGAATATGCCGTGAAGGCTTATTTGTATAAAGCCGTCCGGAATGACTGTCTCAATTTGATGCGCCATCAGCAGGTGGAGGATAAATATGCTAGGCGGGTGGTAACAGAGGGGGAGGATTCCGAGTCATTTCTGGATCGGATTCTGGAATCGGAGATATTTCAAACCCTATCGGAGGTCTTTAACGAATTACCCCCGGCATGTAAAGAAGTTTACCAGATGAGCCTCGACGGGAAAAGTCATGAGGAGATTGCACAAACGTTGAATATCTCGGTCAACACGGTCAAAAAGCATAAGAATAATGCCAATCATTATATGAGGGAACGGTTGAAAAACGTTCTTTCTTTACTTACCTGGATTTCTTGA